Proteins found in one Choloepus didactylus isolate mChoDid1 chromosome 3, mChoDid1.pri, whole genome shotgun sequence genomic segment:
- the F11 gene encoding coagulation factor XI isoform X1, giving the protein MILLHQMILFISFASVSHECVTKLFEDTYFQGGDIATVFTPTAKYCQVVCTYHPRCLLFTFMVESSEDPTKWFTCVLKDSVAETLPKVNMTGAVSGHSFKQCPHRLSACHKDVYVNLDMKGMNYNGSVTKTAQECQARCTNDFHCHFFTYATSRFPSPEHRNVCLLKYTQTGAPSRITKLDNVVSGFSLKSCALSNLACIRDIFPETVFIDQNIDSVLAPDALACRRICTHHPNCLFFTFFSKEWPEESQRNLCLLKTSESGLPSTRIKNDKAFSGFSLQNCRHSIPVFCHSSIYHDTDFLGEELDIVDVKGHEACQKTCTNNIRCQFFTYAPPQESCKKEKGKCYLKLSSNGSPTKILYGVGGISGYTLRLCKMDNECTTKIGSRIVGGTASVRGEWPWQITLHITTPTQRHLCGGSIIGNQWILTAAHCFDEVNSPKILRVYSGILNQSEIEEALPYFGVQEIIIHDKYEKAESGYDIALLKLETTMNYTDFQRPICLPSKGDRDVMYNNCWVTGWGYRKLRDEIQNTLQKAKIPLVTNEECQTRYTGHKITNKMICAGYKKGGKDACKGDSGGPLSCKHDEVWNLVGITSWGEGCAQRERPGVYTNVVKYVDWILEKTQSS; this is encoded by the exons ATGATTTTATTACATCAAATgatacttttcatttcatttgcttcAGTTTCTCATG AGTGTGTGACTAAGCTGTTTGAAGATACCTACTTTCAAGGAGGGGATATAGCTACTGTTTTTACGCCAACCGCCAAGTACTGCCAAGTAGTCTGCACCTACCACCCAAGGTGTTTGCTCTTCACTTTTATGGTTGAATCTTCTGAAGATCCTACTAAATG gtttACTTGTGTGCTAAAAGACAGTGTTGCAGAAACACTGCCAAAGGTGAATATGACAGGAGCAGTTTCTGGACATTCTTTCAAGCAATGCCCACACAGACTAAGTG CTTGCCACAAAGATGTTTATGTGAATCTAGACATGAAGGGCATGAATTATAATGGTTCTGTTACAAAGACGGCTCAAGAATGTCAAGCGAGATGCACGAATGACTTCCACTGCCACTTTTTTACGTATGCCACCAGCAGGTTTCCCAGCCCAGAGCATCG taACGTTTGTCTATTGAAGTACACCCAAACGGGGGCACCCAGCAGAATAACAAAGTTAGATAACGTGGTGTCTGGATTTTCCTTGAAGTCCTGTGCACTTTCTAATCTGG CTTGTATTAGGGACATTTTCCCTGAAACGGTGTTTATAGACCAAAACATTGACAGTGTCCTGGCTCCGGATGCTTTGGCCTGTCGCCGCATTTGTACTCATCATcccaattgtttattttttaccttCTTTTCCAAAGAATGGCCAGAAGAATCTCAAAG aaATCTTTGTCTCCTTAAAACATCTGAAAGTGGATTACCAAGTACACGCATTAAAAACGACAAAGCTTTTTCTGGATTCAGTCTACAAAACTGCAGACACAGCATCCCAG TGTTTTGTCATTCTTCAATTTACCATGACACTGATTTCTTGGGTGAAGAACTCGACATTGTGGATGTGAAAGGTCATGAAGCCTGCCAGAAAACATGCACTAACAACATCCGCTGCCAATTTTTTACCTATGCCCCACCTCAAGAATCTTGCAAAAAAGAGAA GGGTAAATGTTACTTAAAACTGTCATCGAATGGATCCCCAACTAAAATACTTTATGGGGTAGGAGGCATCTCTGGATATACATTAAGGTTATGTAAAATGGATAACG AGTGTACCACCAAAATAGGTTCCAGAATTGTTGGAGGAACCGCATCTGTTCGTGGTGAGTGGCCATGGCAGATAACTTTGCACATCACGACACCCACCCAAAGACACCTGTGTGGAGGGTCCATCATTGGAAACCAGTGGATATTGACAGCTGCTCATTGTTTTGACGA GGTCAATTCACCTAAAATTTTGCGCGTCTATAGTGGCATTTTAAATCAATCAGAAATAGAAGAGGCTCTACCTTACTTTGGAGTTCAAGAAATAATAattcatgataaatatgaaaagGCAGAAAGTGGGTATGATATTGCCTTGCTGAAACTTGAAACGACAATGAATTACACTG attttcaACGACCCATATGTCTGCCTTCCAAAGGAGATAGAGATGTTATGTATAATAATTGCTGGGTGACTGGATGGGGGTACAGAAAACTAAGag acgAGATACAAAATACTCTCCAGAAAGCCAAGATTCCCTTGGTAACAAATGAAGAATGCCAGACAAGATATACAGGGCATAAAATAACCAATAAGATGATCTGTGCTGGCTataaaaaaggagggaaggatgCCTGTAAG GGGGATTCCGGGGGCCCCTTGTCCTGCAAACACGACGAGGTCTGGAATTTGGTGGGCATCACAAGTTGGGGTGAAGGTTGTGCTCAAAGGGAGAGGCCAGGCGTCTACACCAATGTGGTCAAGTATGTGGATTGGATTTTAGAGAAAACTCAATCATCCTGA
- the F11 gene encoding coagulation factor XI isoform X2 encodes MKGMNYNGSVTKTAQECQARCTNDFHCHFFTYATSRFPSPEHRNVCLLKYTQTGAPSRITKLDNVVSGFSLKSCALSNLACIRDIFPETVFIDQNIDSVLAPDALACRRICTHHPNCLFFTFFSKEWPEESQRNLCLLKTSESGLPSTRIKNDKAFSGFSLQNCRHSIPVFCHSSIYHDTDFLGEELDIVDVKGHEACQKTCTNNIRCQFFTYAPPQESCKKEKGKCYLKLSSNGSPTKILYGVGGISGYTLRLCKMDNECTTKIGSRIVGGTASVRGEWPWQITLHITTPTQRHLCGGSIIGNQWILTAAHCFDEVNSPKILRVYSGILNQSEIEEALPYFGVQEIIIHDKYEKAESGYDIALLKLETTMNYTDFQRPICLPSKGDRDVMYNNCWVTGWGYRKLRDEIQNTLQKAKIPLVTNEECQTRYTGHKITNKMICAGYKKGGKDACKGDSGGPLSCKHDEVWNLVGITSWGEGCAQRERPGVYTNVVKYVDWILEKTQSS; translated from the exons ATGAAGGGCATGAATTATAATGGTTCTGTTACAAAGACGGCTCAAGAATGTCAAGCGAGATGCACGAATGACTTCCACTGCCACTTTTTTACGTATGCCACCAGCAGGTTTCCCAGCCCAGAGCATCG taACGTTTGTCTATTGAAGTACACCCAAACGGGGGCACCCAGCAGAATAACAAAGTTAGATAACGTGGTGTCTGGATTTTCCTTGAAGTCCTGTGCACTTTCTAATCTGG CTTGTATTAGGGACATTTTCCCTGAAACGGTGTTTATAGACCAAAACATTGACAGTGTCCTGGCTCCGGATGCTTTGGCCTGTCGCCGCATTTGTACTCATCATcccaattgtttattttttaccttCTTTTCCAAAGAATGGCCAGAAGAATCTCAAAG aaATCTTTGTCTCCTTAAAACATCTGAAAGTGGATTACCAAGTACACGCATTAAAAACGACAAAGCTTTTTCTGGATTCAGTCTACAAAACTGCAGACACAGCATCCCAG TGTTTTGTCATTCTTCAATTTACCATGACACTGATTTCTTGGGTGAAGAACTCGACATTGTGGATGTGAAAGGTCATGAAGCCTGCCAGAAAACATGCACTAACAACATCCGCTGCCAATTTTTTACCTATGCCCCACCTCAAGAATCTTGCAAAAAAGAGAA GGGTAAATGTTACTTAAAACTGTCATCGAATGGATCCCCAACTAAAATACTTTATGGGGTAGGAGGCATCTCTGGATATACATTAAGGTTATGTAAAATGGATAACG AGTGTACCACCAAAATAGGTTCCAGAATTGTTGGAGGAACCGCATCTGTTCGTGGTGAGTGGCCATGGCAGATAACTTTGCACATCACGACACCCACCCAAAGACACCTGTGTGGAGGGTCCATCATTGGAAACCAGTGGATATTGACAGCTGCTCATTGTTTTGACGA GGTCAATTCACCTAAAATTTTGCGCGTCTATAGTGGCATTTTAAATCAATCAGAAATAGAAGAGGCTCTACCTTACTTTGGAGTTCAAGAAATAATAattcatgataaatatgaaaagGCAGAAAGTGGGTATGATATTGCCTTGCTGAAACTTGAAACGACAATGAATTACACTG attttcaACGACCCATATGTCTGCCTTCCAAAGGAGATAGAGATGTTATGTATAATAATTGCTGGGTGACTGGATGGGGGTACAGAAAACTAAGag acgAGATACAAAATACTCTCCAGAAAGCCAAGATTCCCTTGGTAACAAATGAAGAATGCCAGACAAGATATACAGGGCATAAAATAACCAATAAGATGATCTGTGCTGGCTataaaaaaggagggaaggatgCCTGTAAG GGGGATTCCGGGGGCCCCTTGTCCTGCAAACACGACGAGGTCTGGAATTTGGTGGGCATCACAAGTTGGGGTGAAGGTTGTGCTCAAAGGGAGAGGCCAGGCGTCTACACCAATGTGGTCAAGTATGTGGATTGGATTTTAGAGAAAACTCAATCATCCTGA